In Edaphobacter dinghuensis, a genomic segment contains:
- a CDS encoding metal-sulfur cluster assembly factor, with translation MLTESEILAALRDCYDPELPCNIVDLGLVRSIAITPDSEAPGVGIPGVPQKHRVKIDLILTHPSEEAEAQLRAQIANRLAGLETVGQTTITIHAKPTWSPANITPAGRRILGLDGNPNLIQIR, from the coding sequence ATGCTCACCGAGTCCGAAATCCTCGCGGCGCTGCGAGACTGCTACGATCCCGAGCTTCCCTGCAACATCGTCGATCTCGGGCTCGTCCGCTCCATCGCCATCACTCCCGACAGCGAAGCCCCTGGCGTGGGCATCCCAGGCGTCCCGCAAAAGCATCGCGTCAAGATCGACCTCATTCTCACCCACCCCAGCGAAGAGGCCGAGGCCCAACTTCGTGCCCAGATCGCCAACCGTCTCGCCGGGCTCGAAACCGTCGGTCAAACGACCATCACCATCCACGCAAAACCCACATGGAGTCCAGCCAATATCACCCCCGCCGGACGCAGAATCCTCGGCCTCGACGGCAATCCGAACCTCATCCAGATTCGCTAG
- a CDS encoding polyprenyl synthetase family protein — protein MNFTVQSLLHSGAQLTDAALERLLPSPDTLPHSIHRAMRHSTFAGGKRLRPILCMEAARMVSGETEIPEGAADLGAALEMLHTYSLIHDDLPALDNDDLRRGKPTCHVVFGEAIAILAGDALQTLAFQTLASLPSPPSTTVAILSEISLAIGTGVGANSSLPPGMIGGQVVDIESEGKAPTAELVEAIHRAKTGALITVSIVAGGLYGSQTKSSSDTITRLRTFGEKAGLAFQIVDDVLDMTQNSAQLGKTAGKDTASIKATWPAVYGIERSLHDAKELIADAFAALVPFGPAANPLKALANYLVERKH, from the coding sequence ATGAACTTTACAGTGCAATCCCTGCTTCACTCCGGCGCACAGCTCACCGACGCAGCGCTCGAACGCCTGCTGCCCTCTCCTGATACGCTGCCCCACTCCATCCACCGCGCGATGCGGCACAGCACCTTCGCGGGGGGCAAACGGCTTCGTCCCATCCTTTGTATGGAAGCCGCCCGCATGGTCAGCGGCGAAACTGAGATTCCCGAGGGCGCAGCAGACCTCGGCGCAGCACTCGAGATGCTGCACACCTACTCCCTCATTCATGACGACCTGCCCGCGCTCGACAACGACGATCTTCGCCGCGGCAAGCCCACCTGCCACGTCGTCTTTGGCGAAGCCATCGCTATCCTCGCCGGCGACGCCCTCCAAACCCTTGCCTTCCAGACCCTCGCCTCTCTCCCGTCGCCGCCATCAACCACCGTTGCCATCCTCAGCGAAATCTCCCTCGCCATAGGCACCGGAGTAGGAGCGAACAGTTCCCTTCCTCCCGGCATGATCGGCGGTCAGGTTGTCGATATTGAGTCCGAAGGTAAAGCCCCTACCGCCGAGCTGGTCGAAGCCATCCACCGCGCCAAGACCGGTGCGCTCATCACCGTCAGCATCGTCGCCGGAGGTCTTTACGGCTCCCAGACCAAATCTTCCAGCGACACCATCACCCGTCTTCGCACCTTCGGCGAGAAGGCCGGGCTCGCCTTCCAGATCGTCGATGATGTTTTGGACATGACCCAGAACTCCGCCCAGCTCGGCAAGACCGCAGGCAAGGATACCGCCAGCATCAAGGCCACGTGGCCCGCCGTCTACGGCATCGAGCGCTCTCTGCACGACGCCAAAGAGCTCATCGCCGACGCCTTCGCTGCCCTCGTTCCCTTCGGCCCCGCCGCTAACCCGCTGAAGGCCCTCGCTAACTACCTGGTCGAGCGCAAACACTAG